The following proteins are encoded in a genomic region of Planctomycetaceae bacterium:
- a CDS encoding type I phosphomannose isomerase catalytic subunit, translated as MEPLFFEPILKQARWGGRKLGEILGKPIGTAADYAESWEIADQKSGDSVVARGSRKGRRLSELVRHEGAALLGRHRHVTQFPLLIKFLDANDWLSLQVHPDDLQARSCDSAENGKTEAWVILQADPDSRICSGLKAGVTREQLSSALLNERSLEDCLHIIPVKTGDCIFVPAQTVHALGPGIVMAEVQQQSNLTFRLSDWGRLGTDGKPRELHVEQSLNCTDFGRGPVDPVVPRSCREGDHLCEELVACEHFVIRRHSTGDAFSLRSIDSFRILMLLTGEVVLSWSGGESPFVRGQTTLLPAALGDATVRPGGEIELLDITLPTSHAG; from the coding sequence ATGGAACCACTTTTCTTCGAACCGATCCTGAAGCAGGCTCGCTGGGGCGGTCGCAAGCTGGGCGAAATTCTGGGTAAGCCGATCGGTACGGCGGCGGACTATGCGGAAAGCTGGGAAATCGCCGATCAGAAATCCGGTGACAGCGTGGTTGCCCGTGGAAGCCGGAAAGGCCGGCGATTGTCCGAACTCGTGCGACACGAAGGTGCTGCCCTGCTGGGCCGGCACCGGCACGTGACTCAGTTCCCGCTGCTGATCAAGTTTCTGGATGCCAACGACTGGCTCTCGCTGCAGGTGCATCCCGACGACCTGCAGGCCAGGAGCTGCGACTCCGCGGAAAACGGCAAGACGGAAGCGTGGGTGATTCTGCAGGCAGATCCCGATAGCAGGATTTGTTCCGGACTCAAGGCCGGTGTGACCAGAGAACAGCTTTCGTCGGCGCTGTTGAACGAACGGAGTCTGGAAGATTGTCTGCACATCATTCCCGTCAAAACGGGTGACTGCATTTTCGTGCCGGCACAGACGGTGCATGCACTGGGACCGGGAATTGTGATGGCCGAAGTGCAGCAACAGAGCAATCTGACGTTTCGGCTTTCCGACTGGGGCCGGCTGGGCACGGACGGAAAGCCTCGCGAATTGCATGTGGAACAATCGCTGAACTGCACGGACTTTGGACGCGGCCCGGTCGATCCCGTGGTGCCGCGCAGTTGCCGCGAGGGCGATCATCTTTGCGAGGAACTGGTGGCGTGCGAACACTTCGTCATTCGGCGGCATTCGACCGGAGACGCGTTTTCTCTGCGTTCGATCGACAGTTTCCGAATTCTGATGCTGTTGACGGGAGAAGTGGTGCTGTCCTGGTCGGGAGGCGAATCGCCGTTTGTGCGAGGTCAGACGACTCTTCTTCCGGCTGCGCTGGGCGACGCAACAGTTCGACCCGGTGGCGAAATTGAGCTGTTGGACATTACGTTGCCCACTTCGCATGCGGGATGA
- a CDS encoding DegT/DnrJ/EryC1/StrS family aminotransferase: MIPRHRPPFGLTSLLKQKLLSPLSGSLTQLEQLCADSLAIRNAVWLPSARYGICRTIEHVLNDSADVYCPAFTCQVVHEAIRRSGRSLQLLDCRPDGFLMNVNSAPVDSADYGVVLSEVFGHRFQRELDSALIQNARLRIIDMAMAIPDRRDLRRLRDQDVAVISFGLGKSLYSGWGGMAFTHDDIVAGYLRRSRDRSMTRQQFARSFLQETALGIRTAAHQSAVYGMLRTLSQRRQASAARAGHQPATSRAPLTDDLSPEWWHRPTKLSLRLTAANIRRAAEFERRRCELAGIYSRELSRLDGSVLRLPATESHGLSHYSIRTSSLNRDSLRQHLWSAGIDTATLFPFPADCHPAWFPHTSRLCSEIINLPLSHQLTTSQVGQICEQIRAFPFATSVCKVAA, encoded by the coding sequence ATGATTCCTCGTCATCGTCCACCATTCGGGCTGACTTCACTGCTGAAGCAAAAGCTGCTGAGTCCTCTGTCCGGCAGCCTGACGCAGCTCGAACAGCTCTGCGCCGATTCACTGGCGATCAGGAACGCCGTCTGGCTGCCGTCCGCCCGATACGGAATTTGCCGTACGATCGAACACGTGCTGAACGACAGCGCGGATGTGTATTGCCCGGCGTTTACGTGCCAGGTGGTTCACGAAGCAATCCGACGGTCAGGACGAAGTCTGCAACTGCTGGACTGTCGCCCGGACGGCTTCTTGATGAACGTGAACTCCGCGCCGGTTGATTCAGCGGATTACGGCGTGGTGCTCAGCGAAGTGTTCGGCCATCGGTTCCAGCGCGAACTCGATTCTGCACTGATTCAAAACGCACGGTTGAGAATCATCGATATGGCGATGGCGATCCCCGATCGCCGCGACCTGCGACGCCTGCGCGATCAGGACGTGGCAGTGATCAGTTTCGGGCTCGGGAAGTCTCTGTATTCCGGCTGGGGCGGAATGGCGTTTACTCATGACGACATTGTGGCCGGATATCTGCGGCGGTCGCGAGATCGCTCGATGACACGCCAGCAATTTGCACGAAGCTTCCTGCAGGAAACTGCACTTGGCATCAGGACAGCCGCTCACCAATCCGCGGTCTACGGAATGCTGCGAACGCTGAGTCAGCGACGCCAGGCATCGGCGGCACGTGCCGGTCATCAGCCTGCCACCAGCCGCGCGCCGCTGACGGACGATTTGTCGCCGGAATGGTGGCATCGTCCCACGAAGCTGTCGCTGCGACTCACCGCCGCGAACATTCGACGCGCGGCTGAGTTTGAACGCAGGAGATGTGAACTGGCCGGTATCTACAGTCGAGAACTCTCGCGGCTGGACGGAAGCGTGCTGCGACTGCCGGCCACGGAAAGTCACGGCCTGAGCCACTACAGCATTCGCACGTCGTCGCTGAATCGCGATTCACTCAGACAGCATTTGTGGTCCGCCGGGATCGATACGGCGACGCTGTTTCCGTTCCCCGCCGATTGTCACCCTGCCTGGTTTCCGCACACATCGCGGTTGTGCAGCGAGATCATCAACCTGCCGCTGTCACATCAACTGACAACCAGCCAGGTCGGTCAGATCTGCGAACAAATCCGCGCCTTTCCGTTCGCGACATCAGTTTGCAAAGTCGCAGCGTGA
- a CDS encoding methyltransferase domain-containing protein: MLTHTACLPSNGHADTPLSLETRTKKSPVCGVCPACGCCAEGENGPARRYQFSTARGISTWSRCSHCRSYFMLGSYTPDAETEHTRQMAWGQHDAGTRLNDFKSDMFQAVLSRISDFGGRPGQSLLDVGCSFGGFLLQARERGFDGFGIDIVPEAVAYVRSQGFDAEQCDSLEACSLFSADHPVDVLSVLDAHIYWPNQQRELRAAWKLLKPGGLLVMRAITKSPFVTAGNLVRPVLPGLSDRLIRRAVTDHRFCMPLRSLLATIEGCGFYIESASPRGAAHSAESSAAVRALFAAGILSWHLLRFAIAPGALVVARKRAA, from the coding sequence ATGTTGACGCACACCGCCTGCCTGCCGTCGAACGGCCACGCGGACACACCGCTGTCGCTCGAAACGCGGACAAAGAAGTCACCGGTTTGCGGCGTTTGCCCGGCCTGCGGGTGCTGCGCTGAAGGCGAAAACGGCCCGGCCCGCCGGTACCAATTCTCGACCGCCCGCGGCATCAGTACCTGGTCCCGGTGCAGTCACTGCCGGTCGTATTTCATGCTTGGCAGCTACACGCCGGACGCCGAGACTGAGCACACTCGCCAAATGGCCTGGGGACAGCACGACGCGGGGACTCGGCTGAATGACTTCAAGTCGGACATGTTTCAGGCCGTCCTGAGCCGGATCAGCGACTTCGGCGGACGGCCCGGCCAGTCTCTGCTGGATGTCGGCTGTTCGTTCGGCGGCTTTCTGCTGCAGGCTCGCGAACGCGGGTTTGACGGTTTCGGCATTGATATCGTGCCGGAAGCTGTAGCGTATGTCCGGTCGCAGGGGTTCGACGCCGAACAGTGCGATTCACTGGAAGCCTGCAGCCTGTTTTCGGCCGACCACCCCGTCGACGTCTTGTCGGTTCTGGACGCCCACATCTACTGGCCGAACCAGCAGCGCGAGTTGCGAGCCGCGTGGAAACTTCTGAAACCGGGCGGCCTGCTGGTCATGCGGGCAATCACCAAGAGCCCGTTTGTCACCGCAGGCAACCTTGTCCGACCAGTGCTGCCGGGACTTTCAGACAGACTGATTCGCAGGGCCGTCACGGATCACCGATTCTGCATGCCGCTGAGAAGTCTGCTGGCGACGATTGAAGGCTGCGGTTTTTACATCGAGTCAGCGTCCCCGCGCGGAGCGGCGCACAGTGCGGAATCGTCCGCGGCCGTGCGGGCACTGTTCGCCGCCGGAATTCTGTCGTGGCATTTACTGCGATTCGCGATTGCCCCGGGAGCCCTCGTTGTCGCCCGGAAACGCGCCGCATGA
- a CDS encoding tetratricopeptide repeat protein yields MSNDPYSPCLCGSGKKLKFCCQDILPDLQRVVKLMENQPDAAEKLLRSLCQKHPDKEVLFAQLGSLLMRQNRANEAKTVLVEFLRRHPDEPRVLLSLADICLATDGFFATRRLVHRAFQLGTRHFSEMVAMLASRIAMQMANVGLAMGVREHLALAVRMTTGERRQSLLMQLATFESQRSVPYPFRGRFALMDVSLEDDEARKEELRARRVSQIGCWEPASILYSRLCEKYPDNGALLHNLGLFQAWDGRIREAAVSLHRAAELLEDFDTAAETEALAQLLDLETTEEFYAIVQSGIPVNSVSQLLTLLDDDSRFSRTVSSEVNEAAEAGLAVVAEYELLEPTPKSSRDDRPPEVLADITVVDVVDPDVAELDSPTVWVVSQDDDNARAVEIVREVAGNLAKPVPEDTKPLTLSRLPEVCRLFDWKNFQSDAVPSSQYRSIDQQRLQQALDQWLETEQSALNNMSPLKAAEDAGNLRKVAGSVLVLDVTCNRMGYDPDLAEIRQRLGVPAPTVLRPEEDQVVTALPLFQLSRVDPQSLNDRQISEFVHRISLVRHLRLLETALDALVQRPAALEAFPPMRAHLMRASVARERNDLKLASECFAAAREAVTDDGDAFRTKLELDIREFSCRLDDPHDPDLGEILRRLRDRYFVKIPEIEGVILEELMRADRTDLISELSTVASSSGAESGLWTPGSEKRETSGSKLWVPGRD; encoded by the coding sequence ATGTCGAATGACCCGTATTCGCCGTGTCTCTGCGGCAGCGGCAAGAAGCTAAAATTCTGCTGCCAGGACATCCTGCCGGACCTGCAGCGCGTCGTGAAGCTGATGGAGAATCAGCCGGACGCTGCGGAAAAACTTCTGAGATCGCTGTGCCAGAAACATCCGGACAAGGAAGTTTTGTTTGCACAGCTCGGTTCGCTGCTGATGCGTCAGAATCGGGCGAATGAAGCCAAAACCGTGCTGGTGGAATTTCTGCGCCGGCATCCCGATGAACCGCGCGTCCTGCTAAGTCTGGCCGACATCTGCCTGGCAACGGATGGATTTTTCGCGACAAGGCGGCTTGTCCATCGCGCGTTCCAACTGGGAACTCGCCACTTCAGTGAGATGGTGGCGATGCTGGCCTCCCGGATCGCAATGCAGATGGCAAACGTCGGACTGGCAATGGGAGTCCGCGAACATCTGGCGTTGGCCGTTCGCATGACGACCGGAGAAAGGCGTCAGTCACTGCTCATGCAACTGGCGACGTTTGAGTCGCAGCGTTCGGTGCCGTATCCGTTCCGAGGCCGGTTCGCTCTCATGGACGTCTCGCTGGAGGACGATGAAGCTCGCAAGGAAGAACTGCGAGCCCGCAGGGTCAGCCAGATCGGGTGCTGGGAACCGGCTTCCATTCTGTACAGTCGACTTTGCGAGAAGTATCCGGACAACGGTGCCCTGCTGCACAATCTGGGACTGTTTCAGGCCTGGGATGGGCGCATTCGTGAAGCCGCCGTGTCTCTGCACAGGGCCGCGGAACTGCTGGAAGACTTCGATACCGCCGCGGAAACCGAAGCTCTGGCGCAATTGCTGGACCTGGAAACGACCGAGGAGTTCTATGCGATCGTGCAGAGTGGTATTCCGGTCAATTCCGTTTCTCAACTGCTGACGTTGCTGGATGACGACAGCCGTTTCAGCAGAACGGTATCGTCGGAAGTCAATGAAGCAGCGGAAGCCGGCCTGGCAGTCGTCGCCGAATACGAACTGCTGGAACCGACGCCGAAAAGTTCCCGTGACGATCGCCCGCCGGAAGTTCTGGCCGATATCACCGTCGTCGATGTTGTCGACCCGGATGTTGCCGAGCTGGATTCGCCGACCGTGTGGGTTGTGTCCCAGGACGATGACAACGCGCGAGCCGTGGAAATCGTTCGCGAAGTGGCCGGGAATCTGGCGAAGCCCGTTCCTGAAGACACAAAACCGCTGACGTTGTCGCGGCTGCCCGAAGTCTGTCGATTGTTCGACTGGAAGAACTTTCAGTCCGACGCCGTTCCCAGCAGTCAGTACCGGTCCATTGATCAGCAGCGACTGCAGCAGGCACTGGACCAGTGGCTGGAAACGGAGCAGTCCGCGCTGAACAACATGTCTCCGCTGAAGGCCGCGGAAGATGCCGGTAATCTTCGAAAGGTGGCCGGCAGCGTGCTGGTCCTGGACGTCACCTGCAATCGCATGGGCTACGATCCGGACCTGGCCGAGATTCGTCAGCGGCTGGGCGTCCCCGCTCCGACGGTGCTGCGTCCGGAGGAAGATCAGGTCGTCACCGCGTTGCCGCTGTTTCAACTATCGCGAGTCGACCCGCAATCTCTGAACGATCGCCAGATCAGCGAGTTCGTTCACCGAATCTCTCTCGTCCGCCACCTGCGCCTGCTGGAAACTGCGCTGGATGCGCTTGTGCAGCGGCCCGCGGCACTGGAAGCGTTTCCTCCCATGCGTGCCCACCTGATGCGGGCATCGGTGGCCCGCGAACGCAACGATCTGAAGTTGGCGTCAGAATGCTTCGCCGCCGCGCGGGAAGCCGTGACGGACGACGGCGACGCGTTCCGCACGAAACTGGAACTCGATATCCGCGAATTCAGTTGTCGTCTGGACGATCCGCACGATCCCGATCTCGGCGAAATTCTGCGGCGGCTGCGTGACCGCTACTTCGTCAAGATTCCGGAAATTGAAGGAGTGATCCTTGAAGAGCTGATGCGCGCGGATCGCACGGATCTGATTTCCGAGTTATCGACGGTCGCAAGTTCATCCGGTGCGGAAAGCGGTCTGTGGACCCCCGGCTCGGAAAAACGCGAAACGTCCGGAAGCAAGCTTTGGGTTCCCGGCCGGGATTGA
- a CDS encoding DUF1080 domain-containing protein: MPRFCRFSLFVIFAVCSTTASAQPFVDLLSDSSLSHWMKPNGDAVDGGWILEPDGTLHLNGKGGNVITRQQYGDFELWFEFRIAQKGNSGIKYRVTDYSGSLLGCEYQILDDAAFPELDRGHLTASLYDVFPTIPLQTRQNPAGQFNIGKVVVHNNRVQHWVNGQLTIDECIGSPRWHEHVSNSKFADKQNFGQNQFGHVMLTDHGSEVWYRNVFIRSLSSPSCPTPQLVQAAQVNSLSAANP, encoded by the coding sequence ATGCCACGATTCTGCCGTTTCAGTCTGTTCGTGATATTTGCCGTTTGTTCGACAACCGCCAGCGCGCAGCCGTTCGTCGACCTGTTGAGCGATTCGTCGCTGTCACACTGGATGAAGCCGAATGGCGACGCCGTCGATGGCGGCTGGATTCTGGAACCCGACGGAACACTGCATCTGAACGGAAAGGGCGGCAACGTCATTACGCGTCAGCAATATGGCGACTTCGAGTTATGGTTCGAGTTTCGAATCGCTCAGAAGGGCAACAGCGGCATCAAGTATCGCGTGACCGACTACAGCGGATCACTGCTCGGCTGTGAATACCAGATCCTGGACGATGCCGCGTTTCCGGAACTTGATCGCGGACATCTGACGGCGTCCCTGTACGACGTGTTTCCCACGATACCGCTGCAAACGCGGCAGAATCCCGCCGGGCAGTTCAATATCGGAAAAGTCGTCGTCCACAACAATCGCGTTCAGCACTGGGTCAACGGCCAGTTAACGATCGACGAATGCATCGGATCGCCGCGATGGCACGAACACGTGTCGAACAGCAAGTTCGCCGACAAACAGAACTTCGGGCAGAACCAGTTCGGGCACGTGATGCTGACCGATCACGGCAGCGAAGTGTGGTATCGCAACGTCTTTATCCGCTCGCTGAGTTCGCCATCGTGTCCGACACCGCAGCTCGTACAAGCTGCTCAAGTGAACTCGCTGTCCGCAGCGAATCCATGA
- a CDS encoding HD domain-containing protein — translation MSHPYADIPEVSRAEHQSGVIRIPVEQDVPFTDRVRAIVDSREFQRLASVTQLALTSRVYPGATHTRFEHALGVYHNALQYLWQLGKDDRFADTVSTHDAEVLIAAALLHDVGHWPFCHPIEDMSLADMPPHEAFAVEFLGPHSELTAALRNHWHIEPDEILELLVPKSDTPSNRLRRSILSGPVDIDKMDYLNRDSQHCGVPYGRNFDRGRLIGSLVVNESGDGLAITSKGKTAAEMMVFARYVMFSEVYWHHTVRSATTMFARAFYESHRSVDLAKLFRMTEPELIRTLCRAAAGTDAATLIDGLFGSRRCLYKRLAEYSIYQQADLYRDLRRLPYSSLVKCSNRLVELLNNSASLNLRPLDVLIDAPPVHREVEFQVDVYFAAERIYRPLKDVSPIVDAMSRTQFDDCVKRVRVFASPAVMDSLRTASSLEQLVRAAVSDTMANSASG, via the coding sequence ATGAGTCATCCCTATGCTGATATCCCGGAAGTGTCGCGAGCCGAGCATCAGTCGGGAGTGATTCGGATTCCCGTCGAACAGGATGTTCCCTTTACCGATCGCGTTCGCGCCATCGTGGATTCCCGTGAATTCCAGCGGCTGGCCAGCGTGACGCAGCTTGCCCTGACGTCGCGGGTCTATCCCGGCGCCACGCATACGCGTTTCGAACACGCTCTGGGTGTCTATCACAACGCGCTGCAATATCTGTGGCAGCTTGGCAAGGACGATCGGTTTGCCGACACCGTGTCGACACACGACGCGGAAGTGCTGATCGCGGCTGCGCTGCTGCACGATGTCGGACACTGGCCGTTCTGCCACCCGATCGAAGATATGTCGCTGGCCGACATGCCTCCCCACGAAGCATTCGCCGTCGAGTTTCTGGGGCCGCACAGCGAACTGACTGCCGCGCTTAGGAATCACTGGCACATCGAGCCGGACGAGATTCTGGAACTGCTGGTGCCGAAATCCGACACCCCCAGTAACCGGCTGCGACGCTCCATCCTGTCGGGCCCGGTCGACATCGACAAGATGGACTACCTGAATCGCGACAGCCAGCACTGCGGTGTTCCCTATGGCAGAAACTTTGATCGCGGCCGGTTGATCGGTTCGCTGGTGGTCAACGAATCCGGCGACGGGCTGGCGATCACGTCCAAGGGAAAAACGGCCGCCGAAATGATGGTCTTCGCCCGGTACGTGATGTTCAGCGAAGTCTACTGGCACCACACCGTTCGGTCGGCGACAACGATGTTTGCCCGAGCGTTCTATGAATCACATCGATCAGTGGACCTGGCGAAACTGTTCCGCATGACCGAACCGGAACTCATCCGGACGCTTTGCCGAGCGGCCGCCGGAACTGATGCCGCGACGCTGATCGACGGACTGTTCGGTTCCCGTCGCTGTCTTTACAAGCGGCTGGCCGAATACAGCATCTATCAGCAGGCCGACCTGTACCGTGACCTGAGACGGCTGCCGTATTCATCGCTGGTGAAGTGTTCCAACCGACTGGTGGAACTTCTGAACAATTCCGCGTCGCTGAACCTGCGACCGCTGGATGTTCTGATTGACGCGCCTCCCGTGCATCGAGAAGTCGAGTTTCAGGTGGACGTCTACTTCGCCGCGGAACGCATTTATCGGCCGCTGAAGGATGTGTCGCCGATCGTTGATGCCATGTCACGGACTCAGTTCGACGACTGCGTCAAGCGCGTCCGCGTGTTCGCGTCGCCGGCGGTCATGGATTCGCTGCGGACAGCGAGTTCACTTGAGCAGCTTGTACGAGCTGCGGTGTCGGACACGATGGCGAACTCAGCGAGCGGATAA
- the infA gene encoding translation initiation factor IF-1 has protein sequence MAKEEAIQVEGSVIEALANTQFRVELENGHQVMAHVAGKMRKHFIRIVPGDRVVVEVSPYDLNRGRIVYRER, from the coding sequence ATGGCGAAGGAAGAAGCGATTCAGGTCGAAGGCAGCGTGATTGAAGCGCTGGCCAACACTCAGTTCCGAGTGGAACTCGAAAACGGTCATCAGGTGATGGCTCACGTTGCGGGAAAAATGCGCAAGCACTTTATTCGAATTGTGCCCGGTGACCGTGTGGTGGTGGAAGTGTCACCGTACGATCTAAACCGCGGTCGCATTGTCTATCGGGAACGATGA
- the rnhA gene encoding ribonuclease HI codes for MSRTEGQLPFVKIFTDGACRGNPGPGGWACIMRHPASDTEKEFSGGDPSTTNNRMELQAVIEGLKRLTRRTQVEIVTDSKYVADGCKSWMPGWKRNGWRRKQGSAYKPVLNVEYWKQLDELLSRHDVRFTVVRGHTGHAENERCDELAVAAAEAVRGQQ; via the coding sequence ATGAGCAGAACCGAAGGCCAACTGCCGTTCGTGAAGATCTTCACGGACGGAGCCTGCCGGGGAAATCCCGGTCCCGGAGGCTGGGCGTGCATCATGCGCCATCCCGCCAGCGATACCGAAAAGGAATTCAGCGGCGGTGATCCCAGCACAACCAACAACCGCATGGAACTGCAGGCCGTCATCGAAGGCCTGAAGCGGCTGACCCGGCGCACGCAGGTCGAAATCGTCACCGACAGCAAATATGTCGCGGATGGCTGCAAATCCTGGATGCCCGGCTGGAAGCGAAACGGCTGGCGCCGCAAACAAGGCAGTGCTTACAAGCCCGTGCTGAATGTCGAATACTGGAAGCAGTTGGATGAATTGCTGAGCCGGCACGACGTGAGGTTCACTGTTGTGCGAGGCCACACCGGTCACGCCGAAAACGAACGCTGCGACGAACTTGCCGTTGCCGCCGCCGAAGCGGTCCGCGGGCAGCAGTGA
- a CDS encoding trypsin-like peptidase domain-containing protein, which translates to MSLSLLAASCHASDRAASLEGIATALRQSTVRVVSGATRSSGVIVSASGRVMTVAHAVPKADRPVRVLLHDGTTINAAIVLTDAERDVAILQLKLAGKTISDPVLIMRNRTVEIGATVLGCGFPGREADATAGVVRIGGIDAVTSASLRSTCTLTAGDSGGPLVNLAGELIGLHRRIGAASSQNLHIPVAVCLAAAGSELPLTATAGTPSPDFADDGFQRSAAAEQSLERYSATLVFRDTWSGEAHQDRRVAATRLTHDLLAAKASLTADLQKTDVTFAADGHDIPPTRAASLLFSDRELDLAVWRLEEPDAAFTPAAARDESPAPLFTLVFGGRSVQPGIVGRIRHAEPALPLQLGCVFDAPAGHGLCVNEILPNSAASDAQMRRSDILERIGVDSVRDFGELESQLSQFQPGDWVRLTYSRAGDVVSRSVQLRHDPAEQLARQEYLDGRSGELSLRRSGFRGVIQHDLPLLPDDCGGPLVDSDGHLIGINIARRSREATLAIPIEAVWKRMAEEQPPVK; encoded by the coding sequence GTGTCACTCAGCCTCCTTGCCGCGTCTTGCCATGCGTCGGATCGTGCCGCTTCACTGGAAGGCATCGCAACAGCGCTGCGACAGTCGACGGTTCGCGTTGTCTCGGGAGCAACCCGTTCTTCCGGCGTGATCGTGTCCGCCAGCGGAAGAGTGATGACGGTGGCTCACGCCGTACCGAAGGCTGATCGTCCGGTGCGCGTACTCCTTCACGACGGAACGACGATCAACGCAGCCATCGTGCTGACCGACGCGGAACGTGACGTCGCCATTCTGCAGTTGAAGCTTGCTGGCAAGACCATTTCGGATCCTGTCCTGATCATGCGGAATCGTACCGTCGAGATCGGTGCCACGGTTCTTGGCTGCGGCTTTCCCGGCAGAGAAGCCGATGCGACTGCCGGCGTCGTTCGCATCGGCGGAATCGACGCTGTGACCAGCGCATCGCTTAGGTCCACATGTACGCTGACGGCCGGGGATTCCGGTGGTCCACTGGTAAACCTTGCCGGCGAACTGATTGGACTGCATCGTCGTATCGGCGCGGCCTCAAGTCAGAACCTGCACATTCCGGTTGCGGTCTGTCTTGCTGCGGCCGGGTCTGAGCTGCCTCTGACCGCAACGGCGGGAACTCCATCGCCGGATTTCGCCGACGACGGATTCCAGCGATCTGCCGCCGCGGAACAATCGCTGGAACGGTATTCGGCGACGTTGGTATTTCGTGACACGTGGTCCGGTGAGGCGCATCAGGACCGCCGGGTCGCCGCCACGCGACTCACCCACGACCTGCTTGCCGCCAAGGCCAGCCTGACCGCGGATCTACAGAAAACAGACGTCACCTTTGCGGCCGATGGTCACGATATTCCACCGACGCGCGCGGCGAGCCTGCTGTTTTCAGACCGCGAACTCGATCTGGCTGTCTGGCGTCTGGAAGAACCGGACGCCGCATTCACGCCGGCGGCGGCGCGGGACGAGTCGCCGGCGCCGCTGTTCACGCTGGTGTTTGGAGGGCGAAGCGTTCAGCCCGGCATTGTTGGCCGTATCAGACACGCAGAACCTGCTCTGCCGCTGCAACTGGGGTGCGTCTTTGATGCGCCCGCTGGCCACGGATTGTGCGTGAATGAGATTCTGCCGAACAGCGCCGCGTCGGACGCGCAAATGCGGCGCAGCGACATTCTGGAACGTATCGGTGTTGATTCCGTCCGCGATTTCGGCGAACTGGAATCGCAACTGAGTCAGTTTCAACCCGGCGACTGGGTCCGCCTGACGTACAGCCGTGCCGGTGACGTCGTTTCGCGCAGCGTACAGTTGCGGCACGATCCGGCGGAACAGCTTGCCAGGCAGGAGTACCTGGACGGGCGATCCGGAGAACTCAGCCTGCGCCGCAGCGGGTTCCGCGGAGTGATCCAGCACGACCTGCCGCTGCTGCCCGATGACTGCGGCGGTCCACTGGTGGATTCTGACGGTCACCTGATCGGCATCAACATCGCTCGCCGTTCGCGGGAAGCCACGCTCGCCATTCCGATCGAAGCGGTTTGGAAACGAATGGCGGAAGAGCAACCGCCGGTGAAGTAG
- a CDS encoding twin-arginine translocase TatA/TatE family subunit, whose amino-acid sequence MFTLDAFSHIQVLAFFSPSPQEMMIVGIVALLLFGKRLPEVARNLGKGFSEFKKGMAGFQDEVRTASSSATRSVDYSPSSSSTSSSSANRPKPDTETSTTEDDEFKAPKFELED is encoded by the coding sequence ATGTTCACACTTGACGCTTTCTCGCATATTCAGGTTCTTGCGTTCTTCAGCCCAAGTCCTCAGGAAATGATGATCGTCGGGATTGTGGCTCTGCTGCTGTTCGGCAAGCGACTGCCGGAAGTCGCTCGCAATCTCGGCAAGGGGTTTTCGGAATTCAAAAAGGGCATGGCAGGGTTTCAGGACGAAGTGCGAACCGCGTCGTCGTCGGCGACTCGGTCGGTTGACTATTCGCCTTCCAGCAGTTCAACGTCGTCATCGTCTGCGAATCGCCCGAAACCCGACACCGAGACGTCGACAACCGAAGACGACGAATTCAAAGCTCCCAAATTTGAGCTGGAAGATTAA
- a CDS encoding twin-arginine translocase TatA/TatE family subunit, with protein sequence MAGLLTNLTTAPTLAFFGSSPWEMAILAGVVLLLFGNRLPGAAKSLGQSFSAFKKGIKEGEDELNAGSSNTNEKVESHS encoded by the coding sequence ATGGCTGGTCTGCTGACAAATCTGACAACTGCCCCGACCCTGGCATTCTTCGGAAGCTCTCCATGGGAAATGGCGATTCTGGCGGGCGTGGTTCTATTGCTGTTTGGCAATCGCCTGCCAGGTGCCGCAAAGTCACTCGGCCAGAGCTTCTCTGCCTTCAAAAAAGGTATCAAGGAAGGCGAAGATGAACTCAACGCCGGCAGCAGCAACACGAACGAAAAAGTCGAAAGCCACTCATAG